One Festucalex cinctus isolate MCC-2025b chromosome 1, RoL_Fcin_1.0, whole genome shotgun sequence genomic region harbors:
- the eif4g1a gene encoding eukaryotic translation initiation factor 4 gamma 1a isoform X2 codes for MNKPPQPIPGPTSVPNPSPSPGLTPAAYGPGQPPSLVFATPPPPPMNSAPQPRQFAAGPRTLHQQGGYRALQGYYSNRPAMATNAQRVPTSSGPRPVGPPHVYPPSSQMMMIPQQQLSFAGSPQGYFLPPGQYRPPYMAPTQQYPVTSGTAGYYAGTSPAEYSGYEPSLAARERRGGGGRGGGRENGRLSLHGAPLTSQRYPAGAYYPAQPAYSTSVQPAQVIINPAQQQQPAPPSQQPPAPTQGPPKRERKPVVCPNKRAADLFFEIRIRDPTRGGRDITEEIMSGGRSTTTPTPPQANITESGAAQTNGEVIPPVTAVARRDDNMEHVANVETPPPPPTANPEPAFEATQEGDIQDVPAAELEPAAPDLAPEVPAQLVEDQPVPALLPPVAIASPVVEVEVDTNAGDTVDAPVCPSPSTAQEEEPQAAPAPCEKVPEKQQVEEVQVAEEKEEPGEVAPIEPTAELAEVVTPVGTETEEMPTKMAAEEPPVLVQETVASLTQNAAPEPEPEPKPKPAPEEPAEPPLSNGLPQDVEELCEEDTTPCDQPDASQSQESTPVEKTAAPVVEEAEVEEKEKEKEVAVVEEKKEELVKVAKSEDVSPVAVNCPTAESAMQAATSVPKKKRNMKEINKKEAIGDLLDAFTEEQDAKPASEPSSTQADPVPVAPAEPPAEVADETWEEKEDKQNAEPESKVESTDKKYQYKEEQWKPINPEDKKRYDRKFLLGFQFISASMNKPEGLPVINDVVLDKVNKTPLRPAEPVRMMNVGPDFTPSYLGNLGSRSVGGPRGPPPGPRRSQQGQRKEPRKIITSMSLNDDVQLNKAEKAWKPSTKKGGGGGGGGGGGGGGGGGGGGRGRGEEDVTAAPDEELTPEQAQTQEILKRLRSILNKLTPQKFQDLMNQVKELTIDTEERLKGAIDLIFEKAILEPSFSVAYANMCRCLTALKVPTTEKPGYNVTFRKLLLNRCQKEFEKDQDDDEFLDKKQKEMEAAKDEEERERMRLELEEARDKARRRSLGNIKFIGELFKLKMLTEAIMHDCVVKLLKNHDEESLECLCRLLSTIGKDLDFEKAKPRMDQYFHQMEKIIKERKTSSRIRFMLQDVLDLRRCNWVPRRGDQGPKTIDQIHKDAEMEEHREQIKVQQQLMSKKDTGGGGSRMGGGMGGRGPHAPGGGRGSQPQDEGWNTVPITKRPYDTARLKITKPDNPDLNNQRLAPSGKGWGKGSSGGMGVKTATADQDSGRSTTSTVNRFGALQHSSSMSSDSDRRAPQRSSSSRERGGDRDRADRDRDRFERFDRDDRSSRSQVTKRSFSRETEERGGRGGDNRPTNEPVRRVASMTDSRDRGSRDRGSRDRGSRDRGSRDRGSRDRGPSKDLPGKRESAPAPPSLPKLTEEEVEKKSTAIIEEYLHINELKEAMDCVSELNSTALLYVFVRQGVESTLERSTSAREHMGLLLHKLIQLGTMPVPQYFKGLLEILEVAEDMAIDIPHIWLYLAEIITPMLLEGGIPMGQLFREIAKPLLPIGKAGVLLVQILHLLCKGMTRSKVGALWKEAGLNWSDFLSKDEDVNKFVTEQKVEFTTGEEQESTDIAKKPLSADELRQELERLFRDKASNQRVKDWVEANLDEQQSSSNQFVRALMTAVCQFAITGDPYKVDVPLINTRAALLRDFLNDEEKELQALYALQALMVQMEQPANLLRMFFDALYDDDVIKEEAFYKWESSKDAAEQSGKGVALKSVTAFFTWLREPEEESDKD; via the exons ATGAATAAACCACCGCAGCCTATACCGGGACCCACCTCTGTCCCAAACCCTTCCCCTTCCCCTGGATTGACACCG GCCGCATACGGACCTGGGCAGCCTCCATCTCTTGTCTTCGCCACACCTCCACCCCCACCAATGAACTCCGCTCCCCAGCCAAGACAG TTTGCCGCAGGGCCCCGTACGTTACACCAACAG GGTGGATACAGAGCGCTACAG GGTTATTATTCGAACCGTCCGGCAATGGCCACCAACGCGCAGAGGGTCCCAACAAGCAGTGGCCCTCGACCCGTTGGACCCCCCCACGTCTACCCGCCGAGCTcccagatgatgatgattcccCAGCAGCAGCTCTCGTTCGCCGGCTCCCCTCAGGGTTACTTTCTTCCCCCTGGACAG TACCGGCCCCCATACATGGCACCTACTCAGCAGTATCCCGTGACCAGCGGTACTGCAGGCTACTATGCGGGAACCAGCCCTGCTGAATACTCCGGCTACG AGCCCTCTCTTGCTGCGAGGGAGAGGCGGGGTGGCGGGGGGAGAGGCGGCGGCCGAGAGAACGGCCGTCTCTCTCTCCACGGTGCTCCTCTCACCTCCCAGCGCTACCCCG CAGGAGCATACTACCCGGCTCAGCCAGCGTACTCTACGTCTGTCCAGCCCGCACAGGTCATTATCAACCCTGCCCAGCAACAACAACCAGCCCCCCCATCTCAGCAGCCACCAGCACCGACACAAGGCCCACCAAAGAGGGAACGTAAACCGGTAGTGTGTCCCAACAAAAGGGCAGCGGACCTCTTTTTTGAG ATCAGAATACGTGACCCGACCCGGGGCGGACGCGATATCACGGAGGAGATTATGTCTGGTGGAAGGTCCACTACTACACCAACTCCACCACAG GCCAACATCACAGAATCTGGAGCCGCACAGACTAACGGCGAAGTCATTCCGCCTGTTACGGCAGTCGCAAGACGAG ATGACAACATGGAGCATGTTGCTAATGTTGAGACCCCACCACCCCCTCCCACTGCGAACCCCGAGCCCGCATTTGAGGCCACACAGGAAGGAGACATCCAGGATGTGCCGGCTGCGGAATTGGAACCTGCGGCCCCTGACCTGGCTCCTGAAGTCCCGGCCCAACTGGTGGAGGACCAACCGGTCCCCGCTCTCCTCCCTCCCGTCGCAATAGCATCCCCCGTGGTGGAAGTTGAAGTCGACACTAACGCCGGTGACACGGTAGACGCTCCCGTCTGCCCGTCTCCTTCGACGGCACAAGAGGAGGAACCGCAGGCTGCTCCGGCTCCGTGTGAGAAGGTGCCAGAAAAGCAACAAGTGGAGGAAGTGCAGGTAGCGGAAGAAAAGGAAGAGCCCGGGGAGGTTGCCCCAATAGAGCCTACTGCTGAACTTGCAGAAGTAGTAACCCCTGTTGGTACGGAAACAGAGGAAATGCCGACAAAGATGGCGGCTGAAGAGCCTCCAGTCTTGGTGCAGGAGACCGTTGCTTCACTGACCCAGAATGCTGCTCCTGAACCCGAGCCGGAACCCAAGCCCAAACCCGCCCCTGAAGAACCAGCAGAGCCTCCTCTCTCCAACGGCCTTCCCCAGGACGTGGAGGAACTCTGCGAGGAAGACACTACACCCTGCGACCAGCCAGATGCTTCTCAATCTCAGGAATCCACACCTGTGGAGAAAACTGCAGCTCCAGTTGTGGAGGAGGCGGAGGtcgaggagaaggagaaggagaaggaggtgGCGGTGGTGGAAGAGAAGAAAGAGGAATTGGTGAAGGTGGCAAAAAGTGAGGACGTCTCTCCTGTCGCTGTAAACTGTCCCACAGCGGAATCTGCTATGCAAG CTGCTACGTCTGTgccaaagaagaagaggaacatGAAGGAAATCAACAAGAAGGAGGCCATTGGAGACCTCCTCGATGCCTTCACAGAG GAGCAGGATGCCAAGCCTGCCTCAGAGCCCTCGTCCACTCAGGCCGACCCTGTCCCTGTTGCTCCAGCTGAACCTCCCGCCGAGGTGGCAGATGAGACctgggaggagaaggaggacaaGCAGAATGCAGAACCGGAATCCAAAGTGGAATCCACTGACAAGAAATACCAGTACAAAGAAG AACAATGGAAGCCAATAAACCCCGAAGATAAAAAACGCTACGACCGAAAGTTCCTGCTGGGCTTCCAGTTCATCAGCGCCAGCATGAACAAACCCGAAGGCCTGCCCGTCATCAACGACGTGGTTCTGGACAAG GTGAACAAGACTCCACTGCGGCCTGCAGAACCAGTTCGAATGATGAATGTCGGGCCAGATTTCACCCCCTCGTATTTGGGCAATCTGGGCAGCAGATCAGTTGGAGGACCGCGTGGacca CCCCCCGGGCCACGTCGTTCCCAGCAGGGTCAGCGGAAAGAGCCGCGCAAAATCATCACCAGCATGTCGCTCAACGACGACGTGCAGCTCAACAAAGCGGAGAAGGCCTGGAAGCCCTCGACTAAgaagggcggcggcggcggtggcggcggcggcggcggtggtggcggcggcggcggcggcggcggccgtggCCGCGGCGAGGAGGACGTGACGGCGGCGCCTGACGAAGAGCTCACCCCCGAGCAAGCCCAAACGCAAGAGATTCTGAAGCGACTGCGCAGTATCCTCAACAAACTGACTCCGCAGAAGTTCCAGGACCTGATGAATCAGGTGAAGGAGCTGACCATAGACACGGAGGAGAGGCTGAAGGGTGCCATCGACCTCATCTTTGAGAAAGCCATCTTGGAGCCCAGCTTCTCTGTGGCCTACGCCAACATGTGCCGCTGCCTTACAGCG TTGAAAGTCCCCACGACGGAGAAACCAGGATACAATGTGACCTTCCGCAAGCTGCTGCTCAACCGCTGCCAGAAAGAGTTTGAGAAGGACCAGGATGACGACGAGTTCTTGGACAAGAAACAAAAGGAGATGGAGGCCGCCAAAGAC GAGGAGGAGCGTGAGCGCATGCGGCTGGAGCTGGAGGAAGCCCGAGACAAGGCCAGGCGCCGCTCGCTAGGCAACATCAAATTCATTGGTGAACTCTTCAAGCTCAAGATGCTAACGGAGGCCATCATGCACGACTGTGTGGTCAAACTACTGAAGAATCATGACGAGGAGTCTCTGGAGTGTCTCTGCAGGCTGCTCTCCACCATTGGCAAGGACCTGGACTTCGAGAAAGCCAAG CCACGTATGGATCAGTATTTTCATCAAATGGAAAAGATAATCAAAGAGAGAAAAACGTCATCCCGGATCCGTTTCATGCTGCAAGATGTCTTGGACCTCAGACGG TGTAACTGGGTGCCCAGAAGAGGAGATCAAGGTCCTAAAACCATCGACCAGATCCACAAGGACGCGGAGATGGAGGAGCACAGGGAGCAGATAAAAGTCCAGCAGCAGCTCATGTCTAAAAAGGACACGGGTGGAGGCGGCAGCAGGATGGGTGGAGGTATGGGCGGCCGGGGCCCTCACGCACCGGGAGGTGGCCGGGGCAGCCAACCCCAGGATGAGGGCTGGAACACGGTGCCCATCACTAAGAGACCCTACGACACCGCCCGCCTTAAGATCACAAAG CCCGACAATCCGGATCTCAACAATCAACGGTTGGCTCCGTCAGGCAAAGGCTGGGGCAAAGGCAGCAGCGGAGGAATGGGAGTCAAAACTGCAACGGCAGACCAAG ACTCTGGCCGGTCAACTACCAGCACCGTCAACCGCTTCGGTGCCCTGCAACACTCAAGCTCCATGTCCTCAGATTCCGATCGTAGAGCTCCTCAGAG GTCGAGCTCCAGCCGCGAACGAGGCGGCGACAGAGACCGGGCCGACCGGGACCGAGATCGCTTTGAACGCTTCGACCGCGACGATCGAAGCAGCCGGAGCCAAGTCACCAAGCGGAGCTTCAGCAGAGAAACGGAGGAGCGCGGCGGAAGGGGCGGCGACAACAGGCCCACCAATGAGCCCGTGCGCCGCGTGGCCAGCATGACGGACAGCCGCGATCGGGGAAGCAGGGACCGAGGCAGCAGAGATCGAGGCAGCCGGGACCGAGGCAGTAGAGACAGGGGAAGCCGGGACAGAGGTCCAAGCAAAGACCTCCCAG GAAAGCGCGAGAGTGCCCCCGCTCCTCCCTCTCTTCCTAAATTGACGGAAGAGGAGGTTGAGAAGAAGTCCACCGCCATCATCGAAGAGTACCTCCACATCAACGAGTTGAAG GAGGCCATGGACTGCGTGTCGGAGCTCAACAGCACCGCGTTGCTCTACGTGTTCGTGCGGCAGGGCGTGGAGTCGACGCTGGAGCGCAGCACCAGCGCTCGAGAGCACATGGGCTTGTTGCTGCACAAACTCATCCAATTGGGGACCATGCCTGTTCCGCAGTATTTCAAAGG GCTTCTCGAGATTCTGGAGGTCGCCGAAGACATGGCCATAGACATACCTCACATCTGGCTGTACCTAGCGGAAATCATCACCCCCATGCTCCTTGAGGGCGGCATCCCTATGGGGCAGCTCTTCAG GGAGATCGCCAAGCCGCTCTTACCGATTGGGAAGGCCGGCGTGCTGCTGGTGCAAATCCTCCACCTGCTCTGCAAAGGGATG ACTCGCAGTAAGGTCGGTGCCCTGTGGAAAGAGGCGGGACTCAACTGGAGTGATTTCCTGTCCAAAGATGAAGACGTCAACAAGTTTGTCACTGAGCAG AAAGTGGAGTTCACAACCGGAGAGGAGCAGGAGTCCACGGACATCGCCAAGAAGCCGCTGAGCGCCGACGAGCTCAGGCAAGAGCTGGAGCGCCTCTTCCGCGACAAGGCCAGCAATCAGCGGGTCAAAGACTGGGTGGAG GCCAACCTGGATGAGCAGCAGAGCTCCTCCAACCAGTTCGTACGCGCACTCATGACCGCCGTGTGCCAGTTCGCCATTACAG GGGACCCATACAAAGTGGACGTGCCGCTGATCAACACCCGAGCCGCCCTGCTTCGGGACTTCCTGAACGACGAGGAGAAGGAGCTGCAGGCGCTCTACGCCCTGCAGGCGCTCATGGTGCAAATGGAGCAGCCTGCAA ACCTCCTGCGCATGTTCTTTGACGCGCTGTACGACGACGACGTCATCAAGGAGGAGGCCTTCTACAAGTGGGAGTCCAGCAAAGACGCGGCGGAGCAGAGCGGCAAAGGCGTGGCCCTCAAGTCGGTCACCGCCTTCTTCACTTGGCTGCGCGAGCCCGAGGAAGAGTCTGACAAAGACTAA
- the eif4g1a gene encoding eukaryotic translation initiation factor 4 gamma 1a isoform X1, whose amino-acid sequence MNKPPQPIPGPTSVPNPSPSPGLTPAAYGPGQPPSLVFATPPPPPMNSAPQPRQFAAGPRTLHQQGGYRALQGYYSNRPAMATNAQRVPTSSGPRPVGPPHVYPPSSQMMMIPQQQLSFAGSPQGYFLPPGQYRPPYMAPTQQYPVTSGTAGYYAGTSPAEYSGYEPSLAARERRGGGGRGGGRENGRLSLHGAPLTSQRYPAGAYYPAQPAYSTSVQPAQVIINPAQQQQPAPPSQQPPAPTQGPPKRERKPVVCPNKRAADLFFEIRIRDPTRGGRDITEEIMSGGRSTTTPTPPQANITESGAAQTNGEVIPPVTAVARRDDNMEHVANVETPPPPPTANPEPAFEATQEGDIQDVPAAELEPAAPDLAPEVPAQLVEDQPVPALLPPVAIASPVVEVEVDTNAGDTVDAPVCPSPSTAQEEEPQAAPAPCEKVPEKQQVEEVQVAEEKEEPGEVAPIEPTAELAEVVTPVGTETEEMPTKMAAEEPPVLVQETVASLTQNAAPEPEPEPKPKPAPEEPAEPPLSNGLPQDVEELCEEDTTPCDQPDASQSQESTPVEKTAAPVVEEAEVEEKEKEKEVAVVEEKKEELVKVAKSEDVSPVAVNCPTAESAMQAATSVPKKKRNMKEINKKEAIGDLLDAFTEEQDAKPASEPSSTQADPVPVAPAEPPAEVADETWEEKEDKQNAEPESKVESTDKKYQYKEEQWKPINPEDKKRYDRKFLLGFQFISASMNKPEGLPVINDVVLDKVNKTPLRPAEPVRMMNVGPDFTPSYLGNLGSRSVGGPRGPPPGPRRSQQGQRKEPRKIITSMSLNDDVQLNKAEKAWKPSTKKGGGGGGGGGGGGGGGGGGGGRGRGEEDVTAAPDEELTPEQAQTQEILKRLRSILNKLTPQKFQDLMNQVKELTIDTEERLKGAIDLIFEKAILEPSFSVAYANMCRCLTALKVPTTEKPGYNVTFRKLLLNRCQKEFEKDQDDDEFLDKKQKEMEAAKDEEERERMRLELEEARDKARRRSLGNIKFIGELFKLKMLTEAIMHDCVVKLLKNHDEESLECLCRLLSTIGKDLDFEKAKPRMDQYFHQMEKIIKERKTSSRIRFMLQDVLDLRRCNWVPRRGDQGPKTIDQIHKDAEMEEHREQIKVQQQLMSKKDTGGGGSRMGGGMGGRGPHAPGGGRGSQPQDEGWNTVPITKRPYDTARLKITKPDNPDLNNQRLAPSGKGWGKGSSGGMGVKTATADQDSGRSTTSTVNRFGALQHSSSMSSDSDRRAPQSRSSSSRERGGDRDRADRDRDRFERFDRDDRSSRSQVTKRSFSRETEERGGRGGDNRPTNEPVRRVASMTDSRDRGSRDRGSRDRGSRDRGSRDRGSRDRGPSKDLPGKRESAPAPPSLPKLTEEEVEKKSTAIIEEYLHINELKEAMDCVSELNSTALLYVFVRQGVESTLERSTSAREHMGLLLHKLIQLGTMPVPQYFKGLLEILEVAEDMAIDIPHIWLYLAEIITPMLLEGGIPMGQLFREIAKPLLPIGKAGVLLVQILHLLCKGMTRSKVGALWKEAGLNWSDFLSKDEDVNKFVTEQKVEFTTGEEQESTDIAKKPLSADELRQELERLFRDKASNQRVKDWVEANLDEQQSSSNQFVRALMTAVCQFAITGDPYKVDVPLINTRAALLRDFLNDEEKELQALYALQALMVQMEQPANLLRMFFDALYDDDVIKEEAFYKWESSKDAAEQSGKGVALKSVTAFFTWLREPEEESDKD is encoded by the exons ATGAATAAACCACCGCAGCCTATACCGGGACCCACCTCTGTCCCAAACCCTTCCCCTTCCCCTGGATTGACACCG GCCGCATACGGACCTGGGCAGCCTCCATCTCTTGTCTTCGCCACACCTCCACCCCCACCAATGAACTCCGCTCCCCAGCCAAGACAG TTTGCCGCAGGGCCCCGTACGTTACACCAACAG GGTGGATACAGAGCGCTACAG GGTTATTATTCGAACCGTCCGGCAATGGCCACCAACGCGCAGAGGGTCCCAACAAGCAGTGGCCCTCGACCCGTTGGACCCCCCCACGTCTACCCGCCGAGCTcccagatgatgatgattcccCAGCAGCAGCTCTCGTTCGCCGGCTCCCCTCAGGGTTACTTTCTTCCCCCTGGACAG TACCGGCCCCCATACATGGCACCTACTCAGCAGTATCCCGTGACCAGCGGTACTGCAGGCTACTATGCGGGAACCAGCCCTGCTGAATACTCCGGCTACG AGCCCTCTCTTGCTGCGAGGGAGAGGCGGGGTGGCGGGGGGAGAGGCGGCGGCCGAGAGAACGGCCGTCTCTCTCTCCACGGTGCTCCTCTCACCTCCCAGCGCTACCCCG CAGGAGCATACTACCCGGCTCAGCCAGCGTACTCTACGTCTGTCCAGCCCGCACAGGTCATTATCAACCCTGCCCAGCAACAACAACCAGCCCCCCCATCTCAGCAGCCACCAGCACCGACACAAGGCCCACCAAAGAGGGAACGTAAACCGGTAGTGTGTCCCAACAAAAGGGCAGCGGACCTCTTTTTTGAG ATCAGAATACGTGACCCGACCCGGGGCGGACGCGATATCACGGAGGAGATTATGTCTGGTGGAAGGTCCACTACTACACCAACTCCACCACAG GCCAACATCACAGAATCTGGAGCCGCACAGACTAACGGCGAAGTCATTCCGCCTGTTACGGCAGTCGCAAGACGAG ATGACAACATGGAGCATGTTGCTAATGTTGAGACCCCACCACCCCCTCCCACTGCGAACCCCGAGCCCGCATTTGAGGCCACACAGGAAGGAGACATCCAGGATGTGCCGGCTGCGGAATTGGAACCTGCGGCCCCTGACCTGGCTCCTGAAGTCCCGGCCCAACTGGTGGAGGACCAACCGGTCCCCGCTCTCCTCCCTCCCGTCGCAATAGCATCCCCCGTGGTGGAAGTTGAAGTCGACACTAACGCCGGTGACACGGTAGACGCTCCCGTCTGCCCGTCTCCTTCGACGGCACAAGAGGAGGAACCGCAGGCTGCTCCGGCTCCGTGTGAGAAGGTGCCAGAAAAGCAACAAGTGGAGGAAGTGCAGGTAGCGGAAGAAAAGGAAGAGCCCGGGGAGGTTGCCCCAATAGAGCCTACTGCTGAACTTGCAGAAGTAGTAACCCCTGTTGGTACGGAAACAGAGGAAATGCCGACAAAGATGGCGGCTGAAGAGCCTCCAGTCTTGGTGCAGGAGACCGTTGCTTCACTGACCCAGAATGCTGCTCCTGAACCCGAGCCGGAACCCAAGCCCAAACCCGCCCCTGAAGAACCAGCAGAGCCTCCTCTCTCCAACGGCCTTCCCCAGGACGTGGAGGAACTCTGCGAGGAAGACACTACACCCTGCGACCAGCCAGATGCTTCTCAATCTCAGGAATCCACACCTGTGGAGAAAACTGCAGCTCCAGTTGTGGAGGAGGCGGAGGtcgaggagaaggagaaggagaaggaggtgGCGGTGGTGGAAGAGAAGAAAGAGGAATTGGTGAAGGTGGCAAAAAGTGAGGACGTCTCTCCTGTCGCTGTAAACTGTCCCACAGCGGAATCTGCTATGCAAG CTGCTACGTCTGTgccaaagaagaagaggaacatGAAGGAAATCAACAAGAAGGAGGCCATTGGAGACCTCCTCGATGCCTTCACAGAG GAGCAGGATGCCAAGCCTGCCTCAGAGCCCTCGTCCACTCAGGCCGACCCTGTCCCTGTTGCTCCAGCTGAACCTCCCGCCGAGGTGGCAGATGAGACctgggaggagaaggaggacaaGCAGAATGCAGAACCGGAATCCAAAGTGGAATCCACTGACAAGAAATACCAGTACAAAGAAG AACAATGGAAGCCAATAAACCCCGAAGATAAAAAACGCTACGACCGAAAGTTCCTGCTGGGCTTCCAGTTCATCAGCGCCAGCATGAACAAACCCGAAGGCCTGCCCGTCATCAACGACGTGGTTCTGGACAAG GTGAACAAGACTCCACTGCGGCCTGCAGAACCAGTTCGAATGATGAATGTCGGGCCAGATTTCACCCCCTCGTATTTGGGCAATCTGGGCAGCAGATCAGTTGGAGGACCGCGTGGacca CCCCCCGGGCCACGTCGTTCCCAGCAGGGTCAGCGGAAAGAGCCGCGCAAAATCATCACCAGCATGTCGCTCAACGACGACGTGCAGCTCAACAAAGCGGAGAAGGCCTGGAAGCCCTCGACTAAgaagggcggcggcggcggtggcggcggcggcggcggtggtggcggcggcggcggcggcggcggccgtggCCGCGGCGAGGAGGACGTGACGGCGGCGCCTGACGAAGAGCTCACCCCCGAGCAAGCCCAAACGCAAGAGATTCTGAAGCGACTGCGCAGTATCCTCAACAAACTGACTCCGCAGAAGTTCCAGGACCTGATGAATCAGGTGAAGGAGCTGACCATAGACACGGAGGAGAGGCTGAAGGGTGCCATCGACCTCATCTTTGAGAAAGCCATCTTGGAGCCCAGCTTCTCTGTGGCCTACGCCAACATGTGCCGCTGCCTTACAGCG TTGAAAGTCCCCACGACGGAGAAACCAGGATACAATGTGACCTTCCGCAAGCTGCTGCTCAACCGCTGCCAGAAAGAGTTTGAGAAGGACCAGGATGACGACGAGTTCTTGGACAAGAAACAAAAGGAGATGGAGGCCGCCAAAGAC GAGGAGGAGCGTGAGCGCATGCGGCTGGAGCTGGAGGAAGCCCGAGACAAGGCCAGGCGCCGCTCGCTAGGCAACATCAAATTCATTGGTGAACTCTTCAAGCTCAAGATGCTAACGGAGGCCATCATGCACGACTGTGTGGTCAAACTACTGAAGAATCATGACGAGGAGTCTCTGGAGTGTCTCTGCAGGCTGCTCTCCACCATTGGCAAGGACCTGGACTTCGAGAAAGCCAAG CCACGTATGGATCAGTATTTTCATCAAATGGAAAAGATAATCAAAGAGAGAAAAACGTCATCCCGGATCCGTTTCATGCTGCAAGATGTCTTGGACCTCAGACGG TGTAACTGGGTGCCCAGAAGAGGAGATCAAGGTCCTAAAACCATCGACCAGATCCACAAGGACGCGGAGATGGAGGAGCACAGGGAGCAGATAAAAGTCCAGCAGCAGCTCATGTCTAAAAAGGACACGGGTGGAGGCGGCAGCAGGATGGGTGGAGGTATGGGCGGCCGGGGCCCTCACGCACCGGGAGGTGGCCGGGGCAGCCAACCCCAGGATGAGGGCTGGAACACGGTGCCCATCACTAAGAGACCCTACGACACCGCCCGCCTTAAGATCACAAAG CCCGACAATCCGGATCTCAACAATCAACGGTTGGCTCCGTCAGGCAAAGGCTGGGGCAAAGGCAGCAGCGGAGGAATGGGAGTCAAAACTGCAACGGCAGACCAAG ACTCTGGCCGGTCAACTACCAGCACCGTCAACCGCTTCGGTGCCCTGCAACACTCAAGCTCCATGTCCTCAGATTCCGATCGTAGAGCTCCTCAGAG CAGGTCGAGCTCCAGCCGCGAACGAGGCGGCGACAGAGACCGGGCCGACCGGGACCGAGATCGCTTTGAACGCTTCGACCGCGACGATCGAAGCAGCCGGAGCCAAGTCACCAAGCGGAGCTTCAGCAGAGAAACGGAGGAGCGCGGCGGAAGGGGCGGCGACAACAGGCCCACCAATGAGCCCGTGCGCCGCGTGGCCAGCATGACGGACAGCCGCGATCGGGGAAGCAGGGACCGAGGCAGCAGAGATCGAGGCAGCCGGGACCGAGGCAGTAGAGACAGGGGAAGCCGGGACAGAGGTCCAAGCAAAGACCTCCCAG GAAAGCGCGAGAGTGCCCCCGCTCCTCCCTCTCTTCCTAAATTGACGGAAGAGGAGGTTGAGAAGAAGTCCACCGCCATCATCGAAGAGTACCTCCACATCAACGAGTTGAAG GAGGCCATGGACTGCGTGTCGGAGCTCAACAGCACCGCGTTGCTCTACGTGTTCGTGCGGCAGGGCGTGGAGTCGACGCTGGAGCGCAGCACCAGCGCTCGAGAGCACATGGGCTTGTTGCTGCACAAACTCATCCAATTGGGGACCATGCCTGTTCCGCAGTATTTCAAAGG GCTTCTCGAGATTCTGGAGGTCGCCGAAGACATGGCCATAGACATACCTCACATCTGGCTGTACCTAGCGGAAATCATCACCCCCATGCTCCTTGAGGGCGGCATCCCTATGGGGCAGCTCTTCAG GGAGATCGCCAAGCCGCTCTTACCGATTGGGAAGGCCGGCGTGCTGCTGGTGCAAATCCTCCACCTGCTCTGCAAAGGGATG ACTCGCAGTAAGGTCGGTGCCCTGTGGAAAGAGGCGGGACTCAACTGGAGTGATTTCCTGTCCAAAGATGAAGACGTCAACAAGTTTGTCACTGAGCAG AAAGTGGAGTTCACAACCGGAGAGGAGCAGGAGTCCACGGACATCGCCAAGAAGCCGCTGAGCGCCGACGAGCTCAGGCAAGAGCTGGAGCGCCTCTTCCGCGACAAGGCCAGCAATCAGCGGGTCAAAGACTGGGTGGAG GCCAACCTGGATGAGCAGCAGAGCTCCTCCAACCAGTTCGTACGCGCACTCATGACCGCCGTGTGCCAGTTCGCCATTACAG GGGACCCATACAAAGTGGACGTGCCGCTGATCAACACCCGAGCCGCCCTGCTTCGGGACTTCCTGAACGACGAGGAGAAGGAGCTGCAGGCGCTCTACGCCCTGCAGGCGCTCATGGTGCAAATGGAGCAGCCTGCAA ACCTCCTGCGCATGTTCTTTGACGCGCTGTACGACGACGACGTCATCAAGGAGGAGGCCTTCTACAAGTGGGAGTCCAGCAAAGACGCGGCGGAGCAGAGCGGCAAAGGCGTGGCCCTCAAGTCGGTCACCGCCTTCTTCACTTGGCTGCGCGAGCCCGAGGAAGAGTCTGACAAAGACTAA